AACATTTATGACATTCAAAACATCTGGATGATGCATCACATTTACCAAGGCTTAAAAGCTCACCATCTTTTTAAAAGAGATGTGGATTATATGATTGTGGATGATGAGATTGTGATCGTGGATGAATTTACAGGTCGATTGATGCCTGGTCGACGTTGGAGCGATGGCTTACATCAAGCTGTTGAGGCCAAAGAGGGCGTAACGGTAAAAAGTGAAAACCAAACTCTAGCAACGATCACCTTCCAAAACTTTTTTAGAATGTACAATAAACTTTCTGGTATGACAGGAACTGCAGAAACTGAAGCCATGGAGTTTAAAAAGATTTATAATTTAGACGTTGTGGTGATTCCCACAAACAAACCTATTGCAAGAAAAGACTTAAACGATGTGATCTATAAAAACGAAGCGGCGAAATATCGCGCTATCGTTGAAGACATCAAATCACGAGCTGCAAAAGGCCAACCTATTCTTGTGGGTACAGTGAGCATTGAAAAATCTGAGCGACTCAGTTCGATGCTACAGAAGTACAATGTTAAACATAGTGTCTTAAATGCTAAGCACCACGAACATGAAGCAGAAATCGTAGCGCAAGCGGGTCGACTGGCTGCCGTGACCATTGCCACCAACATGGCGGGAAGAGGGACGGATATTGTTCTGGGGGGAAACTCAGAATTTATGGCCAGAAGAATCAATGCAGATGAGACGACCGAAGAGTACAAAGAAGCTCTTAGACGCTTTAAAGCCCAATGCGAAGAAGAAAAGAAAAAAGTTTTAGAGGCGGGCGGTTTGTACATCATTGGTACTGAACGCCATGAAGCAAGACGTGTGGACAACCAGTTGCGAGGTCGTGCTGGACGTCAAGGGGACCCAGGGGAGTCCAAATTTTATCTCAGTTTAGATGACGATCTTTTGCGTATCTTTAATGGCGACACGATGAAAAGGATCATGGAAAGATTTAATTTCCCTGAAGATGAACCTATTGAAGCACGCATGGTGAACCGTTCTATTGAAGGTGCACAGAAGAAAGTGGAAGGTCACAACTTTGAGATTCGTAAGAGTCTGATTGAGTTTGATGATGTGATGAACCAACAACGAACAATCATTTATGGTTTACGTCGAGAAGTGCTTCAAGGCGAAAACATTGAACGTTCAGTTTTAGACGTTATGGGGGATGTGACCTCAGATATTTTAGATAGGTATGCTCCTGAAGATGCAAAATTGTCAGATTGGGATTTAGAAAGCATGGCCTCAGCTTTGAACCGTATTGGTGTAAATTACACGGCCGCAGATTTGCAAAATATCCCTGCCCAAGACATCACAAATACAGTCAGTGCCGCAGTTAAAGAGGTATTTGATTCGCAAAAGACAAGACTTGCGAGCATTTTTGATCAAGTTGTCAGAATGGTTTACCTAGAGGCGATTGATACTTTATGGAAAGATCACTTAAAAAATATTGATAAAATTCGTGAAGGGATACATCTGCGCGCTTATGGACAGAAAGACCCTGTGGCGGAATATAAAAAAGAGGCCTTTAAAGCTTTTGAAAGTGTCTTAGCTGAAATCAAAAATACTACAGTGGAAAGAGTGTTACGAGTACAGGTGCTCACTCCTGAAGAAGTGGAGGCGAGTCGACGCGAGTTTGAAGATGAGAACCTTGATTACTCTGGTTCAGAGGATGGGGTTTCTGCTTTTGACAGCACACAAAGCCAACAACTCATGGGAATGACTCAAAATCATCAGAACTTACAAATGAATCGTGGCCCCAGTGCGCAGGATTTGAATCGCAAACAAAGACGACAGTCTGAAAAGAAAAAAAAGAAAAAATTAAAACTTTAATCATTTAAAGGAGCAAAGTGGCCCACTGTCCTTCATGTCAGACTGAAATTGGAGATGATTTTGGCTTGGTGAATTGCCCAGGCTGTGGGGTAGTGTGCTTTGTGGATTTAGATGGCAATGCCATTTTGCAAAATGAAGACTTACAAAACTTTGATACCTCTTCAATTGCAGAAGAAGTGACCGATGGCCTAGGTCTTTCATCGCAATACGATGGGGCCACAGGAACCATAGAAGATTCATCAATAGAAGAATCTTGGCAAATTGACGAAACCACCACGGAAGAAGAACCTTGGGATGGTGGGATCGCTGCGACAGAAGAGTCTCTAGAGGGTCTTGTAGAGGAAGCTTACTCAGCAGAGAGTCTTGAAGCCGACGACACCGAAGAGGTAACCGACCCTCAAGGTGTCTCTCTACAGGAAGACACGTATTCTGATGATGAGGCGAACGCTTACGAAAATTACGAAGAGGACTCTCTAGAAGATGAGCTTTTGGCGGATGAGAGTGGAACGGCAGAGACCGACGAGAGCGCGACTGAAGATTTCGGAGAAGATAACGAAGTGCAAGATCTTGAAGCGATGACATCGTCATCGGGTGGTGGGAGTGAAGACGATGATGCGTTGGACACAGGAACACCATCCCCTATGAGCGTGGATGATTTTCTAAATGAGATTGAAGTTTTTGGAGGGATGGATTCTGAACCTTTTCAGGCCTCCGCTTACTTTTTTGATATTACAATTTCAGGAATTGATTCTAAAGATATAAGAACAGAAATCTTAGAAACATTAAGCAACTCTAAACTTCGATTAGAAGAAGAGAATTTATCCAAAAAGATTGTTGCAGGACAATTACAACTCTTTCAAATCCCTGCGGTTAAAGCGGCGATCATCATTCAGAGTTTGGCGCATCTTAATTGCGAACTGGATTGGAAACTGAAAGAAGCTCAAGACTTGGGTTACGAAGATACAGGAATGGCGCTTACAGAAGATTCATTAGAAGGTGAGATCGGAGAAGAACCTATTGTCGAAGACAATGATAGCTTTGATGATTTGATCGAGAGCTACGATGATGAAGAGAGCGTGGATATTGAAGAGGTCCAAGACGGCGAAGAGTATGACTCAGGATATGAGTCTGAATCATAAAATAAAAAGTGAAGTAATAGGTAGTGTTCGGTAGAGAGTACCTGTGTCTGACGGGAGGAATCCTGATTGAAGTTCCATACTGAAAGCGCTTCACCAACCATTTACGTGGGTGAGGATGTTGGGTTACCGACAGCATGTTTTTGTGGGTAACCCACCTAAAGAGATTTAAAGTTG
This region of Pseudobdellovibrionaceae bacterium genomic DNA includes:
- the secA gene encoding preprotein translocase subunit SecA, whose protein sequence is MANLLAKIFGTSHDREMKRLQPFVQKINALEPQMEKLTDSELQNQTQIFKDRLAKGETLDDILIEAFATLREAAKRVLGMRHYDVQLIGGMTLHRGAVAEMRTGEGKTLVATLPVYLNALSGKGVHVVTVNDYLATRDSEWMGQLYKWMGLSVGIIVHNLSDQQRKESYNCDIVYGTNNEFGFDYLRDNMKFSAERFVQRELNYAIVDECDSILIDEARTPLIISGPSEDSVDKYYEINKIIPKLQLDVHFTMEEKSKQVSLTEDGNAKVEELLGVDNIYDIQNIWMMHHIYQGLKAHHLFKRDVDYMIVDDEIVIVDEFTGRLMPGRRWSDGLHQAVEAKEGVTVKSENQTLATITFQNFFRMYNKLSGMTGTAETEAMEFKKIYNLDVVVIPTNKPIARKDLNDVIYKNEAAKYRAIVEDIKSRAAKGQPILVGTVSIEKSERLSSMLQKYNVKHSVLNAKHHEHEAEIVAQAGRLAAVTIATNMAGRGTDIVLGGNSEFMARRINADETTEEYKEALRRFKAQCEEEKKKVLEAGGLYIIGTERHEARRVDNQLRGRAGRQGDPGESKFYLSLDDDLLRIFNGDTMKRIMERFNFPEDEPIEARMVNRSIEGAQKKVEGHNFEIRKSLIEFDDVMNQQRTIIYGLRREVLQGENIERSVLDVMGDVTSDILDRYAPEDAKLSDWDLESMASALNRIGVNYTAADLQNIPAQDITNTVSAAVKEVFDSQKTRLASIFDQVVRMVYLEAIDTLWKDHLKNIDKIREGIHLRAYGQKDPVAEYKKEAFKAFESVLAEIKNTTVERVLRVQVLTPEEVEASRREFEDENLDYSGSEDGVSAFDSTQSQQLMGMTQNHQNLQMNRGPSAQDLNRKQRRQSEKKKKKKLKL